A portion of the Natronococcus sp. AD-5 genome contains these proteins:
- a CDS encoding YgaP family membrane protein encodes MLAVAIAAYTGDERERAAIAGIAGLGLLQNALTGFCGGNYLLGIDTTTDPCGAE; translated from the coding sequence CTGCTCGCAGTCGCGATCGCGGCGTACACGGGCGACGAACGCGAACGCGCCGCGATCGCGGGGATCGCCGGACTCGGTCTGTTGCAGAACGCGCTGACCGGGTTCTGCGGCGGGAACTACCTGCTCGGGATCGACACGACGACCGACCCGTGCGGCGCGGAGTGA
- the pcp gene encoding pyroglutamyl-peptidase I produces the protein MTDALVTGYEPFGEFETNPASQLATRLDGTEIGGAGVVGTELPVVFDRAAPRLEAAVDEHDPDVVCALGQAGGRAALSLERVGINLRDTRGVPDNEDREVVDERVADDGPDAYFATLPCREMKATMRGAGVPTRLSTDAGTHCCNNLLYAARHLAETTDRAFRAGFVHVPLSHEQAATRDEGEPSMALEAMERGLRAGLETALTVRTGR, from the coding sequence ATGACCGACGCTCTCGTAACCGGCTACGAACCGTTCGGCGAGTTCGAGACGAACCCCGCGAGCCAGCTTGCGACGCGACTCGACGGCACCGAGATCGGCGGTGCCGGCGTCGTCGGAACCGAACTCCCCGTCGTCTTCGACCGCGCGGCGCCGCGGCTCGAGGCGGCCGTCGACGAACACGATCCCGACGTCGTCTGCGCGCTCGGTCAGGCAGGGGGGCGAGCCGCGCTCTCGCTCGAGCGCGTCGGAATCAACCTCCGCGACACGAGGGGCGTGCCGGACAACGAGGACCGCGAGGTCGTCGACGAGCGGGTCGCCGACGACGGCCCCGACGCCTACTTCGCGACGCTGCCGTGCCGGGAGATGAAGGCGACGATGCGAGGCGCCGGCGTTCCGACGCGGCTCTCGACCGACGCCGGCACGCACTGCTGTAACAACCTGTTGTACGCCGCTCGCCACCTCGCCGAGACGACCGACCGCGCGTTCCGCGCCGGGTTCGTCCACGTTCCTCTCTCCCACGAACAGGCCGCGACCCGGGACGAGGGCGAACCGAGTATGGCGCTCGAGGCGATGGAGCGCGGGCTCCGCGCGGGACTCGAGACGGCACTAACCGTGCGTACGGGCCGCTGA
- a CDS encoding DUF5808 domain-containing protein has protein sequence MVDKPTSGEILGVPYNFERPSMGRMLSSYWQPGKGMLVEKPFGVGYTLNLANWRSWIVVAVAGLLLWQEQKGKTEGTDGTEDEPVEVIVDDE, from the coding sequence ATGGTAGACAAGCCAACCTCCGGTGAGATTCTCGGCGTACCGTACAACTTCGAGCGACCGAGTATGGGTCGGATGCTCTCGTCGTACTGGCAGCCCGGCAAGGGAATGCTCGTCGAGAAACCCTTCGGCGTCGGCTACACCCTGAACCTCGCCAACTGGCGCTCGTGGATCGTCGTCGCCGTCGCCGGCCTCCTCCTCTGGCAGGAGCAGAAGGGCAAGACGGAGGGAACCGACGGAACCGAAGACGAACCGGTCGAGGTCATCGTCGACGACGAGTAA